Below is a genomic region from Drosophila albomicans strain 15112-1751.03 chromosome 2R, ASM965048v2, whole genome shotgun sequence.
CCAGGGAAATGCAATTGTTGGTTGAAGTTGGGCAATACAGCTGAAATCTAAAAATAGATTGGAGATTAATATTCACATGCATTCTTTACTCTACTTTTTTTTGAGCTATTATTGCTTctgacaaataaaaatgtttttacatATTCatagatttttatacccgctacccatagggtagtagggtattataactttgtgccgacaggaaatgtatgtatcagGTATAAGGAGGcactccgaccctataaagtatgtatgtatattcttcatcagcgtcaacagccgagacgatctagccatgtccgtctgtgtgtctgtccgacTGTCCGTGTgagcacctagatctcagagactataagagatagagctataattttttttcgacagcatttgttatgtttgcacgcagatcaagtttgtttcaaattttttccacgcccacttccgcccccgcaaatcaaacaaatcgaataacaagcgtaattttaaagctagagttggtatatacaataataactatagtagttatgattcctgaaaatttggttgcgatcagataaaaactacttactaggggtcttagttgctttggctaacaatctggtatattgtgccgtctatggtatattttgaatgctgtactatatcgatataccacatataccatttggtatatttttagtatttttcagcatattgggtatattttgtgaataataccgcaaaatatattgcttttatttaaaatgggtagcgggtatctcacagtcgagtacactcgactatagctttcttacttgttctatATAATAGCAGTTCTCATTGGAAAACTGATATTTctgttaaattaatattaattatacaatttacttattgtttaaatatacagattgaaaaaaaagagaaacaaacatatatattcttgatcagcgtcaatagccgagatctagccatgtccgcctGTCCGTATGGACACCTAGATCTCATAGACTATAAGCGatacagcatttgttatgtttgcacgcagatcaagaaatatattcagtataaTTATGACTTACTCATTGCACTTCTCCTCGCTTGACATTAATGAATATAGGTCTTTTTTTGATTCACATAACGCAGGCGATTCATCAGATTTATCGTTGCAGTCAGGAAAACCATTACACATTTTGTAACGCTCGATAGGAACTCCATTTGCACAGTAGAAAGTTCGTCGAGCATCGAATGAAAGATGTTTCTTACATAAAACGTAGGACTCGTCGCTTCCACGCGGACAATCCCTTACTCCATTACAAACTTCAGAGGAATTACTTTTCCTCTGAAGACACTTTCCATTTTCAGGACATATAAATTCACAGTATTCGTCACATAATACTAATTGGATATTTAGCAAAATCACTACGATGATTGTTCGATCAAACATATTTTCAACTCACTTCACGTTCACAACTTTacttcacttaattttaatttaatgtacaCTCTATTTGTTCTACACCGTCCTTTTATACCTCTCAAAATTCGTGTGGATagaaaaattgtgtttttatataaaaaaaaaaaaacaaaaataatttaacatcagcatttcattttaaatattcggCAATGCTAATAAACCATCCTTAAACTATGTAAAAAATGGAATATTCTTATCGAAAAGAGCTCGAAAAGTTCATATCAGCAAGCTCATGGGGGCTTTAATGttacttttcaaatttgtttaaaaacatttttgttttttttttttgtattcggTTTTAGTGTTCCTTGGAGTGCTCTATTCGAGTCCGCTAAGGagaacatatgtatgtatacttttaaattgaGATTCAATCTGTTCCTTTGGGAGCAACGGAGACTGTGGCTGGCATCATTTTTTCAGGGCTAATCGTTAGAGTAGGAATTTATCATAACTTaagtaaaaactaaaagttcCTAGCTTAGtgaatcaatcagtcaatgtAACTCAAACCATTCCAATCTTCAAGAAATGCTTTACGATGTATTTTTAACTCTGAAAGTTcaaaaatcaagattttggtCTCGGCACAATCAATGGCCAATGTCCACAAGGGACCGAAAGGGAGAACGAAAATAGTGTTTATGCTAAGTGCCAAGGTCTAAGAGCTGGCATGATTTAcgacaaatttttatttaatcaaatttgtaCAGTACACTACAGctgaaatgtgtttttatgaCTCATGAAACTAATTTGCGTCGGTTATACAAATAGGGCAATAGAAGCTTTCTAATTGAAACTTccattcaataaaaaaaagactaGCAAACACCTATCTCAGCTATTTTTACTACATTTAGTTTTTCAGACTTTCGTTTTAAACTTATtaagagaaaataaaatgtttgacaAACCGATTTTGTAAATCCATGGTTTAAGTTCTTTGTGTTCCCAGAAATGCatatcagtatattttgaactgaAGTATGCCAAATTTATAGAGAGTATTCACAATAGTTTATATAAAATGCTCTAAACGTATATTTGGTTTCGTTTCAGTTAATAAAGTGACTTATGAAAGTGGCACTTAAGCTTCAATGGAATCAACCTCGACGGGGGCAACTGGCTGGACAGCAGGCTTAGCCAACTCCTTGACCATGTTGCGGCCCCAGAAGATGCTCACATCAGCACAGTTCTTGAAGGTCTCCTGTGGACCGCAGCCCAGAGAGCCAGTACCATTGTCACACATGCCCCAGTTGTTGGCTACAAAAATAGAAGAATTCCCATTGAATTAATGAACTTTCGAGCATGACTCTAAGGTAACTTACCTCCAACATAGGTCCAGCGAAGAACACAGTGAGAGCAGGTGAGACCCTCTGGCAGCATGACGGTCACATCGAATTCGCCACTCTGGGAGCCAATCTGCAGCTTGTCGCTGCCGTCGGGGAAACGCAGGCGATTCTGGTTGAAGCAGGCCTCGGATTCAGCACCGAAGGTATCCAAGTTGCAGAGATTGAACTCAAAGTGTCCCAAATGGTTGGTGGTGATTTTAACGCCCACATTGATGGCATTGGCTGCAGCATAGCTCTTGGTAATGGTACCCGATCCACCAATGGATCCACCAATCTCATTGGCACGTGGCTGAGAGGCTGAGAAGTTATCGCCACACAGTCCACACTGTCCGCCATTGTTGGCCTGGGTCTGAATAGCCAAAATGGTCAAATTGGTGAGGAACATCTCACATCATTTGGCTGGTTGAATACTCACATACAAACCACCGCAGAACAGCTCGTTGTCGTTGTAATTCTGGGGAGCAGAGCTATCGTAACGCCAGCGGGAGGAACGACTTGGCGGATTGAGCATCATGCCGTGAGCATCAATCTGGTGCAGGCCAATGGCCAAGAGGAGAGCCACACTGAGCAGGAACTTCATGGTGttgacaatttcaatttcactttcactttgcCAGCACCTGAGCTGACAAAGGCCTTATATTCCCTCATCATTATCTGAGCAGCGATTATCGGCTGAAGAGTTTTACGATGTCCATTCAACTGCCACTGCATGTTATCAATTTTTTGAGGGCAACATACAACATCAAcgtgaataaataataataatattctgcTCTCACGAATTCGAATACGGAATCAAGTACCACACAATATTGCGCGGCTCTACTTGAAGAGTCACAATCCTCAGGAATCTCGGATAACCATCTCTAAGTGGCACACTAAAAATTATCATAAAACTGTCAGCACAAATTCAAACGTCATGAATGTAAACCAACCACACttatttatagatatatacaAATCGACCTAATCAACCGATTTCACAAAGTGCAAAACAATTGCTAGGGGTTCAATTCACTAGATCTGCGCCTATAAGCTTATCGACATGAAGTCAAGTAGACTCTCTGCTAATCTGCTCGATTCTACATCTGTTTATTTACACATACTTATCAGCCTTATCAACAATAATTATCTGATTTTAAGTATTTCCGTACCGATTACACTTAGCACCACAGATCGGGTCGATTTTCGGCAATATTCATTAGCTCATCAGTTTTGGAAGTCATTCATTCATAAGTGTTACTATGTTGGAAATGTTGGAAAcacgaaaaatatattaattatttaaaaactctTTTTCACGAttattttgaaacattttttttactttaatatcCCATAAGGAacctttttttaaaaacatatacaaCTAATAGATCACAAATCATTGACATGCCCTTTACGTTGATAAGACACACAAACTAAAAAGTTTTTGGTCTTACTTGTTTCCAAATACCttttactaaaatttaaaCGTTTTAATGAGTGCTGTGCAAATTTAATCGTAACTCAATTATTACTTTGgcttaataattaataataagaatttaaaCCGCTTATTAAAGACACTTTTTAACAAGCAAAAACACTTCGCAAGGTAGAAAGTCGCTAAGTGTTATCCTGACTCTCTGATATAGAAAACAACTTAAGATAAATGTTGTGCAGGAATGAAACATGTTTGTATTTCCACGAACTCTTGAAGGCATCGAATTTAGGTACTTAAATTATAAAGTTACTATAtaccacatacatatgtatatactataaattagATCACTGCAATCACCGCTTAATAGATTTGGTTTTCAATGACTACTCACATTTGAtagacttaaaaatatatattataaatggctaaaaagaaaattgtcttattattcttattttatttttttattttgtaatgaaTTTATCAAAATAGTAGACAGAGAAAGGATTGCTCCAACTGACCTTTAaactaaattgtttataaataaaatgataaaatgaACTTTTTCTAAACCCTTTTCTTGCAATGTGTTATATGTTAATATGTACTGATtaccataaataaaatgtatggAATTTACAAGCAACCACTCGATGAAATCGAGAACGCTTCAAAAGTGCCCAATCAACAAGTGGAATTCCAAGcaaacataaatcagcagcaagctaAAATAGCGAAACTCATGTGTGCCACGTATTCCGCTTCTAGAATCCACTAAACATTCTGTGAGGATGACACCATACTGAGCTGCTCTTTTCCTATATGTGAGGTACATCCAACGTTCCGCTGGTATTTAGGTGCTACATCTCAttggtatttgttgttgtcgttggccACTAGACGCCCCcagaaaaagttaaaaaattacaCATCATTTGGTAAGGCAGCAAATAATATAgaatcaatattatataaaagtaaacagAAATTAGGTTCTCCTGCTTATGAAGCCAAGGAGCAGGAGTCAGTTACTTAAGTCAGCTGAACAACAAAGCGGCTTAACGCAGTCAATTTGAATCCAAACATGACAAAGTTATAGCTCACAAAAGAGCCAAGGCTACCACTGCATCAAAATTTACAAAGTACTTTTTCAactgtattttaaaaagtgaTTATCAAACTATGATCATTCCAAGAtctatattaatttcttttgtccCTGAAGAGCACAAATCGTTGCAATTATAGTACTCTGACAGTAATCAGTTAGTGTTCCCGCTTGCCTTTCAGAAATCTAAGTCAGGCTGTTCACAGAAAGTCTCGCAGACTTCTCTTTTGTATTTCCGAATAGTAAGCTTAAACAGTAAGAAATCGAATCCAGTCCACGATTTCTTCAATGCGCACATTTTTATACATAGTatgtgaaatataaatagtttatatcccacttatttattttaatacttgtTGCTTATCAAAGTTGTAAATAAGaagtatatatttcttaatcaACCAGACGATATAGTGCGTCTACATAAACGGTTATTTGTTACGGACTTTGCCATAAGAACGAGATAAACAAATCTTTATGCTAA
It encodes:
- the LOC117575284 gene encoding uncharacterized protein LOC117575284, which gives rise to MKFLLSVALLLAIGLHQIDAHGMMLNPPSRSSRWRYDSSAPQNYNDNELFCGGLYTQANNGGQCGLCGDNFSASQPRANEIGGSIGGSGTITKSYAAANAINVGVKITTNHLGHFEFNLCNLDTFGAESEACFNQNRLRFPDGSDKLQIGSQSGEFDVTVMLPEGLTCSHCVLRWTYVGANNWGMCDNGTGSLGCGPQETFKNCADVSIFWGRNMVKELAKPAVQPVAPVEVDSIEA